The Coffea eugenioides isolate CCC68of chromosome 8, Ceug_1.0, whole genome shotgun sequence genome has a segment encoding these proteins:
- the LOC113779207 gene encoding transcription factor MYB3R-1-like isoform X2, with the protein MESDRTSTTRSDGGSDSLPRVRPAHGRTSGPTRRSTRGQWTPEEDEILRQAVQRFKGKNWKKIAECFKDRTDVQCLHRWQKVLNPELVKGPWSKEEDEIIIELVNKYGPKKWSTIAQHLPGRIGKQCRERWHNHLNPGINKEAWTQDEELALIRAHQIYGNKWAELTKFLPGRTDNAIKNHWNSSVKKKLDSYLASGLLAQFQGLPNAIHPNQSAAAASSKTQQSSEDDSVPRDGGEMEDVSQCSQGSTAVGCSSSTSEMANTNVYAREDCFEHNLQDWDPSIGKDWQLTQNELPDMSSLDLGQEASGQFMLSSSGQFIHELVNFPLQSSMGLSNSTSMVNMVLGSDKPDQFLTTEVGCSRIVYPEVRNDGSFAPESSPVNEATDSLLYQTSSYHVTFPSQSCNPLQSDVLGTSFGEPFSVPSQLPSDDGSLIFNIDPNLFNDSSVGNSEKECVTVQPVEGKDSAKLVPVNDFGLTPPKDIQTSPPVEEHPVISDEQKDSGALFYEPPRFPSLDVPFFSCDLIQSGNDMQQEYSPLGIRQLMMSSVNCLTPFRLWDSPSGDDSPDAVLRSAAKTFTCTPSILKKRHRDLVSPLSEKRCEKKLESDVNQESFSTLTRDFSRLDVMFDETQNENQSMLSPTNQGSNCEMLLTEDKENLVPATTEGDKEDVKVDSPSSANIVLEKHTNANFPLDKMNQPSGVLVEHDMNDTLFFSPDRCGTTSDKAFGLSAKACGNKYSGRLDAGLHKGAASSETRCLSIVCSPRISGKKDGLNVVTTASMQLASSSTPMGKKVETSGNICGVENISIFGETPFRRSIESPSAWKSPWFFNTFLPGPRVDTDITIEDIEYLMSPGDRSYDALGLMKQLSEHTASAFANAQEVLGDETPETILKKSSKILNADKQQNDLLKCQQEHHSTVGSNVMTECRTLDFSECGTPGKGVETGKLSTGVSFSSPSSYLLKGCR; encoded by the exons ATGGAAAGTGATAGGACAAGCACCACTCGTTCAGACGGAGGAAGTGATAGTCTACCTAGAGTTCGACCTGCACATGG GAGGACCAGTGGTCCTACAAGGCGCTCCACAAGGGGACAATGGACTCCAGAAGAG GACGAGATATTGAGACAAGCTGTACAACGTTTCAAAGGGAAAAACTGGAAAAAGATAG CGGAATGTTTCAAGGATCGGACAGATGTGCAGTGTTTGCACAGGTGGCAGAAGGTTCTCAATCCTGAACTTGTTAAAGGTCCATGGTCTAAAGAA GAAGATGAAATAATTATTGAGTTGGTGAACAAGTATGGGCCAAAAAAATGGTCCACCATTGCACAACATTTACCTGGACGAATAGGAAAGCAGTGTCGGGAAAG ATGGCACAATCATCTTAATCCTGGGATCAATAAAGAAGCTTGGACACAAGATGAGGAACTGGCTCTTATTCGTGCTCATCAAATCTATGGAAACAAGTGGGCAGAGCTGACAAAGTTCTTGCCTGGAAG GACAGACAATGCAATTAAGAATCACTGGAATAGCTCAGTGAAAAAGAAGTTGGACTCCTATTTGGCATCAGGATTGCTTGCACAGTTCCAAGGCCTGCCAAATGCCATTCATCCAAATCAATCCGCAGCTGCTGCTTCTTCAAAGACACAGCAGAGCAGTGAAGATGATAGTGTTCCCCGAGATGGTGGAGAAATGGAGGATGTTTCACAGTGTAGTCAGGGTTCTACTGCTGTTGGATGTTCAAGCTCTACAAGTGAGATGGCCAACACAAATGTCTATGCTAGAGAAGACTGCTTTGAACATAATTTGCAAGACTGGGATCCTTCCATAGGGAAAGATTGGCAACTTACCCAGAATGAATTGCCGGACATGTCTTCATTGGATTTAGGGCAGGAAGCTTCTGGACAATTTATGCTATCTTCATCCGGGCAGTTTATCCATGAATTAGTTAACTTTCCGCTCCAAAGTTCTATGGGTTTAAGTAATTCCACTTCCATGGTAAACATGGTCTTGGGTTCCGATAAACCAGATCAATTCTTAACCACTGAAGTTGGATGTTCTAGGATTGTGTACCCTGAAGTCAGAAATGATGGTTCTTTTGCCCCTGAAAGTAGTCCAGTTAATGAAGCAACAGATTCTCTGCTATACCAAACATCAAGCTATCATGTAACTTTCCCTTCTCAATCCTGCAACCCTTTGCAATCTGATGTGCTGGGAACTTCATTTGGGGAACCATTTTCAGTACCTTCACAACTGCCTTCTGACGATGGATCACTTATATTCAATATTGATCCAAATCTCTTCAATGATTCTTCAGTCGGAAACTCAGAAAAGGAGTGTGTTACAG TTCAACCAGTGGAGGGAAAGGATTCTGCAAAACTTGTTCCTGTTAATGATTTTGGCTTAACACCACCAAAGGACATTCAGACTTCTCCACCTGTGGAAGAACACCCTGTCATATCTGATGAACAGAAGGATTCAGGCGCTTTGTTTTATGAACCCCCACGTTTTCCAAGCCTGGATGTCCCATTCTTTAGTTGTGATCTCATTCAGTCTGGTAATGATATGCAGCAGGAGTACAGCCCTCTTGGTATCCGCCAGCTCATGATGTCTTCTGTGAATTGTCTTACTCCATTTAGGTTGTGGGATTCACCATCAGGGGATGATAGTCCAGATGCTGTTCTCAGAAGTGCAGCGAAAACATTCACGTGCACACCATCCATATTGAAGAAGCGGCATCGTGATTTGGTGTCACCCTTGTCAGAAAAGAGGTGTGAGAAGAAGCTGGAAAGCGATGTAAATCAGGAGTCATTCTCTACCTTGACCAGAGACTTTTCTCGACTAGATGTTATGTTTGATGAAACCCAGAATGAAAACCAGTCGATGCTTTCTCCAACAAACCAAGGAAGCAATTGTGAAATGTTGTTAACTGAGGATAAAGAAAACTTAGTTCCTGCTACCACAGAGGGAGACAAAGAGGATGTAAAGGTTGATTCTCCATCTTCGGCAAATATAGTTTTGGAGAAACATACCAATGCTAATTTTCCCCTAGACAAG ATGAACCAGCCGTCTGGTGTCCTTGTTGAACATGACATGAACGATACTTTATTCTTCTCTCCTGACCGATGTGGAACAACAAGTGATAAAGCATTTGGTCTGAGTGCTAAAGCATGTGGTAACAAGTACTCTGGAAGACTAGATGCTGGATTGCACAAAGGAGCAGCTTCATCAGAGACTCGATGTTTGTCTATTGTTTGTTCACCTCGGATATCTGGAAAGAAGGATGGTCTTAATGTGGTCACCACTGCATCAATGCAATTAGCTTCCTCATCAACCCCGATGGGGAAGAAGGTTGAAACTTCAGGGAACATTTGTGGTGTTGAAAACATTAGCAT ATTTGGAGAAACACCTTTTAGAAGAAGTATAGAATCTCCTTCTGCCTGGAAGTCCCCGTGGTTCTTTAATACTTTTCTGCCAGGCCCAAGAGTTGATACAGACATCACAATTGAG GATATTGAGTATCTTATGAGCCCTGGCGACAGAAGCTACGATGCTCTTGGGTTGATGAAGCAGTTGAGTGAGCATACTGCTTCAGCATTTGCAAATGCACAGGAAGTTTTGGGGGATGAAACTCCTGAAACCATACTGAAAAAAAGCAGCAAAATCCTGAATGCTGATAAACAGCAGAACGACCTTTTGAAATGTCAACAGGAGCATCATTCAACCGTGGGATCAAATGTCATG ACGGAGTGCCGAACACTCGATTTTAGTGAATGTGGGACACCTGGAAAAGGAGTGGAGACTGGGAAATTGTCAACAGGCGTTAGCTTCTCAAGTCCCTCTTCGTATCTGTTGAAAGGTTGCAGGTAA
- the LOC113779207 gene encoding transcription factor MYB3R-1-like isoform X1: MESDRTSTTRSDGGSDSLPRVRPAHGRTSGPTRRSTRGQWTPEEDEILRQAVQRFKGKNWKKIAECFKDRTDVQCLHRWQKVLNPELVKGPWSKEEDEIIIELVNKYGPKKWSTIAQHLPGRIGKQCRERWHNHLNPGINKEAWTQDEELALIRAHQIYGNKWAELTKFLPGRTDNAIKNHWNSSVKKKLDSYLASGLLAQFQGLPNAIHPNQSAAAASSKTQQSSEDDSVPRDGGEMEDVSQCSQGSTAVGCSSSTSEMANTNVYAREDCFEHNLQDWDPSIGKDWQLTQNELPDMSSLDLGQEASGQFMLSSSGQFIHELVNFPLQSSMGLSNSTSMVNMVLGSDKPDQFLTTEVGCSRIVYPEVRNDGSFAPESSPVNEATDSLLYQTSSYHVTFPSQSCNPLQSDVLGTSFGEPFSVPSQLPSDDGSLIFNIDPNLFNDSSVGNSEKECVTGRYDGFIYCNDSGGSTNNHTEFGMLVQPVEGKDSAKLVPVNDFGLTPPKDIQTSPPVEEHPVISDEQKDSGALFYEPPRFPSLDVPFFSCDLIQSGNDMQQEYSPLGIRQLMMSSVNCLTPFRLWDSPSGDDSPDAVLRSAAKTFTCTPSILKKRHRDLVSPLSEKRCEKKLESDVNQESFSTLTRDFSRLDVMFDETQNENQSMLSPTNQGSNCEMLLTEDKENLVPATTEGDKEDVKVDSPSSANIVLEKHTNANFPLDKMNQPSGVLVEHDMNDTLFFSPDRCGTTSDKAFGLSAKACGNKYSGRLDAGLHKGAASSETRCLSIVCSPRISGKKDGLNVVTTASMQLASSSTPMGKKVETSGNICGVENISIFGETPFRRSIESPSAWKSPWFFNTFLPGPRVDTDITIEDIEYLMSPGDRSYDALGLMKQLSEHTASAFANAQEVLGDETPETILKKSSKILNADKQQNDLLKCQQEHHSTVGSNVMTECRTLDFSECGTPGKGVETGKLSTGVSFSSPSSYLLKGCR; encoded by the exons ATGGAAAGTGATAGGACAAGCACCACTCGTTCAGACGGAGGAAGTGATAGTCTACCTAGAGTTCGACCTGCACATGG GAGGACCAGTGGTCCTACAAGGCGCTCCACAAGGGGACAATGGACTCCAGAAGAG GACGAGATATTGAGACAAGCTGTACAACGTTTCAAAGGGAAAAACTGGAAAAAGATAG CGGAATGTTTCAAGGATCGGACAGATGTGCAGTGTTTGCACAGGTGGCAGAAGGTTCTCAATCCTGAACTTGTTAAAGGTCCATGGTCTAAAGAA GAAGATGAAATAATTATTGAGTTGGTGAACAAGTATGGGCCAAAAAAATGGTCCACCATTGCACAACATTTACCTGGACGAATAGGAAAGCAGTGTCGGGAAAG ATGGCACAATCATCTTAATCCTGGGATCAATAAAGAAGCTTGGACACAAGATGAGGAACTGGCTCTTATTCGTGCTCATCAAATCTATGGAAACAAGTGGGCAGAGCTGACAAAGTTCTTGCCTGGAAG GACAGACAATGCAATTAAGAATCACTGGAATAGCTCAGTGAAAAAGAAGTTGGACTCCTATTTGGCATCAGGATTGCTTGCACAGTTCCAAGGCCTGCCAAATGCCATTCATCCAAATCAATCCGCAGCTGCTGCTTCTTCAAAGACACAGCAGAGCAGTGAAGATGATAGTGTTCCCCGAGATGGTGGAGAAATGGAGGATGTTTCACAGTGTAGTCAGGGTTCTACTGCTGTTGGATGTTCAAGCTCTACAAGTGAGATGGCCAACACAAATGTCTATGCTAGAGAAGACTGCTTTGAACATAATTTGCAAGACTGGGATCCTTCCATAGGGAAAGATTGGCAACTTACCCAGAATGAATTGCCGGACATGTCTTCATTGGATTTAGGGCAGGAAGCTTCTGGACAATTTATGCTATCTTCATCCGGGCAGTTTATCCATGAATTAGTTAACTTTCCGCTCCAAAGTTCTATGGGTTTAAGTAATTCCACTTCCATGGTAAACATGGTCTTGGGTTCCGATAAACCAGATCAATTCTTAACCACTGAAGTTGGATGTTCTAGGATTGTGTACCCTGAAGTCAGAAATGATGGTTCTTTTGCCCCTGAAAGTAGTCCAGTTAATGAAGCAACAGATTCTCTGCTATACCAAACATCAAGCTATCATGTAACTTTCCCTTCTCAATCCTGCAACCCTTTGCAATCTGATGTGCTGGGAACTTCATTTGGGGAACCATTTTCAGTACCTTCACAACTGCCTTCTGACGATGGATCACTTATATTCAATATTGATCCAAATCTCTTCAATGATTCTTCAGTCGGAAACTCAGAAAAGGAGTGTGTTACAGGTAGATATGATGGCTTTATCTATTGCAATGACTCTGGTGGTTCTACTAATAATCATACTGAATTTGGGATGCTAGTTCAACCAGTGGAGGGAAAGGATTCTGCAAAACTTGTTCCTGTTAATGATTTTGGCTTAACACCACCAAAGGACATTCAGACTTCTCCACCTGTGGAAGAACACCCTGTCATATCTGATGAACAGAAGGATTCAGGCGCTTTGTTTTATGAACCCCCACGTTTTCCAAGCCTGGATGTCCCATTCTTTAGTTGTGATCTCATTCAGTCTGGTAATGATATGCAGCAGGAGTACAGCCCTCTTGGTATCCGCCAGCTCATGATGTCTTCTGTGAATTGTCTTACTCCATTTAGGTTGTGGGATTCACCATCAGGGGATGATAGTCCAGATGCTGTTCTCAGAAGTGCAGCGAAAACATTCACGTGCACACCATCCATATTGAAGAAGCGGCATCGTGATTTGGTGTCACCCTTGTCAGAAAAGAGGTGTGAGAAGAAGCTGGAAAGCGATGTAAATCAGGAGTCATTCTCTACCTTGACCAGAGACTTTTCTCGACTAGATGTTATGTTTGATGAAACCCAGAATGAAAACCAGTCGATGCTTTCTCCAACAAACCAAGGAAGCAATTGTGAAATGTTGTTAACTGAGGATAAAGAAAACTTAGTTCCTGCTACCACAGAGGGAGACAAAGAGGATGTAAAGGTTGATTCTCCATCTTCGGCAAATATAGTTTTGGAGAAACATACCAATGCTAATTTTCCCCTAGACAAG ATGAACCAGCCGTCTGGTGTCCTTGTTGAACATGACATGAACGATACTTTATTCTTCTCTCCTGACCGATGTGGAACAACAAGTGATAAAGCATTTGGTCTGAGTGCTAAAGCATGTGGTAACAAGTACTCTGGAAGACTAGATGCTGGATTGCACAAAGGAGCAGCTTCATCAGAGACTCGATGTTTGTCTATTGTTTGTTCACCTCGGATATCTGGAAAGAAGGATGGTCTTAATGTGGTCACCACTGCATCAATGCAATTAGCTTCCTCATCAACCCCGATGGGGAAGAAGGTTGAAACTTCAGGGAACATTTGTGGTGTTGAAAACATTAGCAT ATTTGGAGAAACACCTTTTAGAAGAAGTATAGAATCTCCTTCTGCCTGGAAGTCCCCGTGGTTCTTTAATACTTTTCTGCCAGGCCCAAGAGTTGATACAGACATCACAATTGAG GATATTGAGTATCTTATGAGCCCTGGCGACAGAAGCTACGATGCTCTTGGGTTGATGAAGCAGTTGAGTGAGCATACTGCTTCAGCATTTGCAAATGCACAGGAAGTTTTGGGGGATGAAACTCCTGAAACCATACTGAAAAAAAGCAGCAAAATCCTGAATGCTGATAAACAGCAGAACGACCTTTTGAAATGTCAACAGGAGCATCATTCAACCGTGGGATCAAATGTCATG ACGGAGTGCCGAACACTCGATTTTAGTGAATGTGGGACACCTGGAAAAGGAGTGGAGACTGGGAAATTGTCAACAGGCGTTAGCTTCTCAAGTCCCTCTTCGTATCTGTTGAAAGGTTGCAGGTAA